In Colletotrichum destructivum chromosome 1, complete sequence, the sequence CATCTAACTTGACCAGCAACAAGAGCTTCTTCGAACGCCAGCAGCATTTCATCCCCATCATACACCCTGGCCGATACCTGCAGTCCTTCTACTCGGCGCCTCACAAGCGCCCTCCCATGTGTTTGCAATATGCCGTCTGGGCCATGGCATCTAACGGACATGAAAAATACTCCCAGTACCACGACATCTTTTACAAGCGAGCTCGGCAATACGCGGATGCTGATGAGATGAAGGTGAGTATCTGTCGATAGCCCCGGAAAGGGGCAGTGATACTAATCAGCGCTAGGGGTTCGGCGAGCACTTCCTGACGGTGCAACACGCCCAAGCGTGGGCGCTCATTGCGACAGACGAAGCAAGGTCCTTGTTCTTCACGCGAGCCGCCATGAGCTCGGCCAAGTGTGTCCGTCTTGTGGAAATGATGGGCCTGCaccgcgtcgacggcgatggccaggAGATGGCGCCCACCCTGGCGCCGCCTACCTCGTGGGTCGACCTCGAAGAGCGAAGGCGAGCCTTTTGGGGCGCCTACTGCATCGACTGCCACGCAAGTATCGCCACCGGATGGCCGACGCTGATCGACCCCAATGAGGTATGTCTCTGGCTCCCTCTACACCCCACTGAGAACGATGCTGAACGTGGGTAGATCTCGACGCACCTTCCCTCATCCGAGGAAGCCTTCAACTCGGCCCGCGAGGAGACGACGTCCACCCTGCCAGAGGCATTCAAAGGCGCCTCGTATTCGACGTTTGCGGGAGCCGTCGTCATCTGTTACATCTTCAACAAGCTCCTGAAGCACGTTCACTGGGAAAGGCCGACCGACAGGCCCTCGGACGTCGAGTACGGCGAGTTCTGGAACCGGCACAGAGATATCGACAACATGCTCTCGAGCGCCTTCATGTTTCTCCCAGAACGCTTCCGGTTGCCTCAGAGCATGCGCGATCCCACGGCCGTCCACACGAACCTCAACCTCCACGCCTCGGTCATTTGCCTGCACCATGCGGCGATTGACAGAGTCGAGCAATACAAGCTACCGGATAACCTAAAAATGGCGTCACAACTCAGGCTGCGGACGGCGGCAGAGGAGGTGGTGAATATCGTGAAGTTGACGAGTCACATGAACTCGGGCTACGTAAGTGCACAGCCCTCCTTCCAGCGTGGGAAGCAATGCATTGTAACGTCTCTGACACGGTCTACAGAAGAGCCCCATGGTCGCCTTATCGTTGTACTCGGCTGCGTCGGTGTACGTGTACATGGCCAAGTGCAACCCCGAAGCCGGCATATCGAGGATGGACCTGCAGAGCCTCAAGTTCATCATCAGCGCCATGGAGGCGATCGGACGGAAGCACATCATCACGCAGGCCTTCCTTCAGCAAATCTTCATGGACGTTGAGCGAAACGGCCTATCGGACATCATCGACCTTCCCAGCCTGACCAGCTACAAAAACCTGTTTGGCTGGACGTGTTCCAATATCCCACTCCTCGCAAGAAGCTCCATATCAAAGCATACCGAGATCCAGTCACCCCTGCCTGGCCGGCTGCCGCTCGGCAACCCCAAGGGCACAGCCTACGAACACTCCCTCACGACGGAATCTGGATGCAACTCCTTGGTACCAAACTCGGCCAACATGCACAGCGCAGCCGAGAGCGCCGGTGTCGCCGGCCTTCGACTCGGCAAGTTTGACAGAGTCATCGCACCGACCTCGCCAGCGAGCGAAGCCCGCGACAACGGCCCGAACAAGAGAAGACGGACATCGCTGACAGCCAGCCTGGAGGAAGCCACTCACGCCAAGGCCGGGGTGTTCAGCGGGACCTTCCCCTCCAACGCAAACATGCGGGCCGCGCCGCCCCCCTCGAGCAACGGAATCGACGGTGTGGGTGGTTTCGGGATGGGCCTATTGCGCGCGACGGGCATGATGAAGTCGGCGCCGAGTCCACAGATCAGCCTGCCGCATCGGAGCTCCCCGGCATCGGtggcgtcgccctcgtcggcttTCAACAAGAGCACGCCCTCACAATCAACGGGAAGCAATAGCAACAGTAACAGCAAtagcagcggcagcagcagtagcaacGCAACGCCCGGTATCGGACACAGCGACGCGTGGCCGGAGGACCGGAGCACGCGGAGCAGccacaacggcggcggcaacgctAACGAGATTATTGACATTACGAGCATCCAGAACGCCATGATGGGAGGTGCGGGAAtgggggcgacgacgtcgtcgtcttcttcgtcgacgtGGGATTCGAGGGGGCTGCAGTACGCGCCGAGCGCGGACCCGACTTCGTTTATGAATCTGAACTTCGATTCGATCCCGCCGGGCATGGGCATCGACCCGTGGACGATGCTGGCGAACATGGACGAGATGACGTGGATCGATGCTGGGGAGgtggcggccgtcgccgcagaTGCGAATGAGACTGGAGGAGGCACGGCATAGAGAAAAGACGGGGGTCTGGGATGTCCCAATATGCATCGCGAATTGGATGGCGCTGGGGGGGGAGGTACCGAGGCTATGGATAGAGACACGCCAGCGGTCTCTGTTCAACCTGGGGCATTGCGGAACCAGGGAGGGGGTCATCTTGTGTTCCTCTACATTCATGAACGGAGGGGATGCTCTAATATTATATCCAGGAAATGGAACGCGCGCAAACGAGATGTCCAAGCCGGGACACGGGTGCATATCCAACGGCCGCGAGAGGTTACTTGGGTGCAGTGGGCGGCCGTGATGGAGGCCTGACTATGGTCACTAACCACAATAATGGCGCTCGAGGTAAAAGGTTAAGACGAATCCCACTCAGATGAAAAACTCAACCGTACAAAATTTCTGTAGACACGACAAGAAATGTCACTTGAAATCTCGAAAAGTTCGTCGGTTGTAGCCTTCGTGATGGTCCTGGTTTTGGGTAGGTAAGGTTGTCATGGGATAAACGCACGGACAGTCGTTTGGGTACCTAAGGTGCCCTGCCTGCCTATGAATCTGCAAACAGAcgctccctcccctttcctcctccttccccttccgGATCCTCAAGTCAGGATCAACAAACTTACCCAAGGATGTGCACGTGATCTTTTGGACCCTCGGATCCACAAACGACCAGCCCATCGCCGAAACCGCGCCGAGTTCTCCTCCACCTCTGCCATCAACAACCCATCGCAACGACGGCACAGTCACCGACCAGTCGACCTCGGGGTGCGGATCTTCCACAACGAGTAATTGACTTTGAGAACCACGCGGCAGAGAGAGTTTCCCTTCACACGGCGCCCGCCCGCACgcacccccccctcctctctccctccaaGATGGACCCGCCGCCCAAGAGCCCCGCGTCGGCACAGAGGGATGCCTCACCGAGCCCCCCGGTGCCGAACCGGATCCGGCGCAACACAGCCTGTACGAGCTGTCGCGACTCCAAGGTTGGTTCttcgtccgtctcctccgtctccttgaGGCTGTATTATTGTACCTCGAGCAGTTTATCGCTTGGCCACTGGATGCTTCTTATACATGCGCTGTCCCGTGCCCGTCCAACGACCGAAGCCCCTCTCCCTTCGGCTTCCGTTCCAATTGGCCGTCTGCAGTCTCACCAGGGGAAGGTGGCTCAGACTCAGGTCTCACCAGGGTGAGAAGCACAAGACGCAATGTCAGCCAAGGGACGCCCGACTGCAGGATTTCTTTTTAACATTCTGCTattttctttcctttcctctGTTTGCTTCTGACTTCATCCCGACATGTCGTATCGGACGAGGGCCAAACATGCTAATGAGGCGGGCCTTCTGGACCGACTGCAATAGGTGAAATGTAATGCCAGCTTGACGCCCAACAAGCCTTGTCAGCGTTGCTCCAAGCTCGGGATACAATGTGTCGTTGACAAATCCCACAAGCGTATGACCAGAAGAAGGTTGCCTACCCCTTTTTCCCCTCCATGACATAGCCCCTTTCCCCATTTGCATAATTCGTCCAGGTGAAGAAGCCCCCGGTCTGATACGTTGGTGGACGACGATAGCAAATTAGAacagctcgagaaggaggtccAGACCATCAAGAATGCCGTCAACCCGAGCCCAGTCTCTGTCGCCGCTGCCCTCCCGTTCCCGAGCCCGAACACGGCGTACCCGGCCGTTGGCGTCTTCTCGGACCAcggccgcccgcccccgtcCGCGTCGCGCGTGAGCTTGCCGGCCCTGTCTCCCGTCCCGCGGCCCCAGCCCGAGCAGGTCCCGACCCCGACGCTGACGTCGCATACAACCCCGACGGCGCCCGCGAGACAGCCCGCACAACCGCGCGCGCTGGGGTCCAAGGTTTTGTCAGGCGAGGACATTGATTTCTACTTTGATCAGTGCGTttcatcctcctctccctccccttgcAACCACCGAAGCATGCGCGTCTTTCTGACTTGAGACTCTACTTACGATGTGTCCAGCTACTTTGAGCACTTCCACCCCTACTTCCCCATCGTCCGCTTCCAGGATCCGGACAGGCTGTACAGACAGAGCCCAGTCCTCTTCTGGACTATCATCGCCGTGTCATCGCGCCGGTACACGCGGGACGCGGgcctcttccccttcctcgtcgagaaccTGCCCCGCGAGGTCTGGGCTGCcgtgtcggcgccgcccatcAACATGTCAACCATCAACgcgctgctggtgctgtgCGCGtggccgctgccgacgaTCCGCTTCCTCAACGACCCGAGCTCGTCCTACGTCGCCATCGCGCAGAACGCCGCCCTAGGCCTGGGCTTGCACACTGGCCGCAATCACCCCGAGTTCTGCATCGGGATGCATCGGCAGACGGACAtcacggacgaggaggcgtGCTTCGCGTGGATGGGGTACAACATCCAGGCACAGAGGTAAGTGAGCCCCTTTCCCAAAGCCGGTTTGTGTGAACATGGGAAATCGGCTGACGTGGCGTCTGCAGGGTCGCGTCGAGCAACGGgttcccgccgccggctgggTTCTTCAATGAAGCCGTCAACAgggccgccggcgggaggTCGCTCCCCGATGCCTTGGGGTATTTTGGCCTCTTGTACGAGATGCAAAAGTTCTCCAACCGGGTGAGCCGGACCGTCTCCGCTGTTAcggaagaaggcgagggcgtgcCCGACACCGTGATCCAGCTGCTAGAGGACGAGATGAACAAGCTGAGACAGCTGCAGTCTCGACACAACTCGGGTTCGTTGCTTCTCGTATCCGACCTCCTCCCCACTCTGTTCGTCCCCCCTGACTAATCCCGTGAACCCCTCCGCGACAgacctcgacctcttcaCCATCCTTGCGGTCCAGTTCGAGCTGCAGTCGTACCACTTCGTCCCCCTCGCGTCCGTCGACAAGTCGACCTTCCGGCATAACGTCAACCGCGCCTATAGCACGGCGCAGGCCCTGATCAACCTGAGCCTGCGCCTCGAGGCGTCGCGCCGCTTCCTCTCGCACGCGCCTCACCACGTCTTCCGCAccatcctcgacgccgctgccgtcgtcttcgacgtGCTGTTCTCGGGCCACGCCACcgacgtcgagctggccAACGCCGAGGTGTCGATCCGGAACTCTCAGGAGGCCCTACGCCGGTGCTCCGTGCAGGAGGGTGACTTCCCCATGCGCGCACTGCGCATGTCGGAGAGCTACTGGAGCCTGCGGCACATGATGCCCGCGCTCGAGGCGCCCATCTCGCAGTACCCGCACCGCACCGGCGCCGTTATCGCGTTCGGGACGCT encodes:
- a CDS encoding uncharacterized protein (Putative zn(2)Cys(6) fungal-type DNA-binding domain, transcription factor domain, fungi) produces the protein MDTDDGVQSELPGSAANGSEPLACVTCRSRKLKCDRVKPTCSRCLKVKGECVYPESRRKPAFKRKNVKELEERLAQVEDLLKEAGKTNGAVSYEGDLDSRVNVGMDDFHVDLETLMAMQNGAFDDKTNFLSGVPGDGSQVPGFAESSGELMGLGLSEALPPFEMMEELNKSFFERQQHFIPIIHPGRYLQSFYSAPHKRPPMCLQYAVWAMASNGHEKYSQYHDIFYKRARQYADADEMKGFGEHFLTVQHAQAWALIATDEARSLFFTRAAMSSAKCVRLVEMMGLHRVDGDGQEMAPTLAPPTSWVDLEERRRAFWGAYCIDCHASIATGWPTLIDPNEISTHLPSSEEAFNSAREETTSTLPEAFKGASYSTFAGAVVICYIFNKLLKHVHWERPTDRPSDVEYGEFWNRHRDIDNMLSSAFMFLPERFRLPQSMRDPTAVHTNLNLHASVICLHHAAIDRVEQYKLPDNLKMASQLRLRTAAEEVVNIVKLTSHMNSGYKSPMVALSLYSAASVYVYMAKCNPEAGISRMDLQSLKFIISAMEAIGRKHIITQAFLQQIFMDVERNGLSDIIDLPSLTSYKNLFGWTCSNIPLLARSSISKHTEIQSPLPGRLPLGNPKGTAYEHSLTTESGCNSLVPNSANMHSAAESAGVAGLRLGKFDRVIAPTSPASEARDNGPNKRRRTSLTASLEEATHAKAGVFSGTFPSNANMRAAPPPSSNGIDGVGGFGMGLLRATGMMKSAPSPQISLPHRSSPASVASPSSAFNKSTPSQSTGSNSNSNSNSSGSSSSNATPGIGHSDAWPEDRSTRSSHNGGGNANEIIDITSIQNAMMGGAGMGATTSSSSSSTWDSRGLQYAPSADPTSFMNLNFDSIPPGMGIDPWTMLANMDEMTWIDAGEVAAVAADANETGGGTA
- a CDS encoding Putative zn(2)Cys(6) fungal-type DNA-binding domain-containing protein, producing MDPPPKSPASAQRDASPSPPVPNRIRRNTACTSCRDSKVKCNASLTPNKPCQRCSKLGIQCVVDKSHKRMTRRSKLEQLEKEVQTIKNAVNPSPVSVAAALPFPSPNTAYPAVGVFSDHGRPPPSASRVSLPALSPVPRPQPEQVPTPTLTSHTTPTAPARQPAQPRALGSKVLSGEDIDFYFDHYFEHFHPYFPIVRFQDPDRLYRQSPVLFWTIIAVSSRRYTRDAGLFPFLVENLPREVWAAVSAPPINMSTINALLVLCAWPLPTIRFLNDPSSSYVAIAQNAALGLGLHTGRNHPEFCIGMHRQTDITDEEACFAWMGYNIQAQRVASSNGFPPPAGFFNEAVNRAAGGRSLPDALGYFGLLYEMQKFSNRVSRTVSAVTEEGEGVPDTVIQLLEDEMNKLRQLQSRHNSDLDLFTILAVQFELQSYHFVPLASVDKSTFRHNVNRAYSTAQALINLSLRLEASRRFLSHAPHHVFRTILDAAAVVFDVLFSGHATDVELANAEVSIRNSQEALRRCSVQEGDFPMRALRMSESYWSLRHMMPALEAPISQYPHRTGAVIAFGTLRRWKKELDQARVEYGGGGSSGGGGGGQGTTAGIGGVGAGAVAGGTPAASMRECRARGSGVNVADLVVAAAGAADAGSAVPTSDLLQDIDWSMLMDDFDWTAGGGGEPNFLGLS